Proteins co-encoded in one Ooceraea biroi isolate clonal line C1 chromosome 9, Obir_v5.4, whole genome shotgun sequence genomic window:
- the LOC105276224 gene encoding protein bunched, class 2/F/G isoform, translating into MADNVHRKSHKLSDGSRKISNPVHRTTTETIRLGEIDKLHQPVTLITPSHVQAANNSQCNRKKTSSFQITSVTVGCRMSNDAGEDSNDDLDESHTEDNSVEHSRITDIDIETPSYSEDTFSKEDVFFNTSNAALSTAPVIPTSSQYGLAIVPSEGGNVSNSVNDSNINTLDITSVTDNNIINLLSSNVKQDADLREVHSHGRNERFKVVKIESTEPFKRGRWTCMDYLDHTSVNQPTAIGTPKVSDPNEVCISYGVTDSGIVIPEAAKQSVVPDDKGISIDANGPVSSHPDAVHSTIAVSSNPAQSVPSANYAVNNSIPPNVQHNPTQVQTQGKVQQQPPPAQQIPQYFQSQTQPIATQQQPPPQGSQGSTLPSNLQTTHPNSLGQPQSMPQGSIPIITQTASSTVTPQQSIPHSKEETYVTVSTQNQSLPVQNVCQPTVQQTSVPTSQAPNILVTQHQSDAATMQTQKPQMPQISEPLTAIQGMQGMQNIHKVPQTTGAPQQASSTIHPSGAPVQSQVIAPTTQQMQPQTSTSTAPVQITQVTAGCQNVVGGLQQGNIAFHQSDPEQESIPGIVANATNAQSADATLLESLAEVTQSSDEHRALEDNEESMSGTSAVAIDNKIEQAMDLVKSHLMFAVREEVEVLKEKIAELMDRINQLEAENSILKAHATPETLAQLNQSTAKLPQNSSGSGQ; encoded by the exons ATGGCAGATAATGTGCACAGAAAATCGCACAAGCTATCGGATGGTAGTAGGAAAATATCGAATCCAGTGCACCGTACGACAACAGAGACGATCCGTCTAGGAGAGATAGACAAGCTGCACCAGCCGGTTACCCTGATCACGCCGAGTCACGTGCAAGCGGCGAACAATAGCCAGTGCAATCGGAAGAAAACATCGTCGTTCCAGATCACGAGCGTTACCGTAGGCTGCCGCATGAGCAATGACGCCGGGGAGGATTCCAACGACGACCTGGACGAGTCGCACACGGAGGACAATTCCGTGGAGCACTCGCGCATCACCGACATCGACATCGAGACCCCAAGTTACTCGGAGGACACGTTCTCCAAGGAGGATGTGTTCTTCAACACGAGTAACGCGGCTCTCAGCACGGCCCCGGTGATTCCTACCAGCTCGCAATACGGTCTGGCGATCGTGCCCTCGGAGGGTGGCAATGTTAGTAATTCGGTAAACGATAGCAATATCAACACGTTGGACATTACGTCCGTCACCGACAACAATATAATCAACTTGTTGTCGAGTAACGTGAAGCAAGATGCTGACCTGCGGGAAGTCCACTCGCACGGCAGGAACGAGAGATTCAAGGTCGTGAAAATCGAGAGCACCGAGCCGTTCAAGCGTGGGCGGTGGACTTGTATGGATTATCTGGATCACACGTCCGTCAATCAACCGACCGCCATCGGGACTCCGAAAGTGTCCGATCCTAACGAGGTGTGCATATCTTACGGAGTGACTGATAGCGGGATCGTTATACCGGAAGCTGCGAAACAGTCCGTAGTGCCCGACGATAAAGGGATCAGTATCGACGCGAACGGTCCAGTATCGTCTCACCCGGATGCGGTGCACTCTACGATCGCAGTGTCGAGTAATCCCGCGCAGTCGGTTCCGAGTGCGAATTACGCGGTAAACAATTCGATACCCCCCAATGTACAGCATAATCCCACTCAAGTTCAAACCCAAGGTAAAGTGCAGCAGCAGCCACCGCCGGCGCAGCAAATCCCGCAATACTTTCAGTCGCAGACCCAACCGATAGCCACCCAGCAGCAGCCGCCGCCGCAGGGAAGCCAGGGATCCACGTTACCGTCGAATTTACAGACGACGCATCCTAACAGCCTGGGTCAGCCCCAGAGCATGCCCCAGGGTTCGATTCCTATCATAACACAGACTGCTAGTAGCACAGTGACCCCTCAACAGAGCATACCTCACTCCAAGGAGGAAACATACGTAACGGTGAGCACGCAGAATCAATCCCTGCCAGTTCAGAATGTCTGTCAGCCGACGGTGCAGCAGACCTCGGTGCCGACTTCCCAGGCGCCGAACATCCTCGTCACGCAGCACCAGTCAGACGCAGCTACGATGCAGACGCAGAAACCGCAGATGCCCCAAATTTCCGAGCCACTAACTGCCATACAGGGGATGCAAGGCATGCAGAATATCCATAAGGTTCCTCAGACGACGGGTGCGCCGCAACAGGCATCGTCGACGATCCATCCCTCCGGAGCACCAGTGCAGTCGCAAGTAATCGCACCCACGACGCAGCAGATGCAGCCGCAAACCTCCACCAGCACCGCCCCGGTGCAGATCACCCAGGTGACTGCCGGTTGCCAGAACGTCGTCGGCGGACTGCAACAGGGAAACATTGCGTTTCATCAATCGGATCCGGAGCAAGAATCTATCCCCGGTATCGTTGCTAACGCCACTAATGCTCAGTCAGCTGACGCGACCCTTCTAGAATCACTAGCGGAAGTTACGCAGAGCAGCGACGAGCATCGTGCTCTCGAGGACAATGAAGAAAG TATGTCGGGAACAAGTGCTGTGGCGATTGATAACAAAATCGAGCAAGCTATG GATCTGGTTAAGAGCCATTTAATGTTCGCGGTACGAGAAGAGGTCGAGGTACTGAAAGAAAAGATAGCCGAGCTTATGGATCGTATCAACCAATTGGAAGcagaaaattcaatattaaaagcacacgCAACTCCAGAAACTCTGGCTCAATTGAATCAATCGACAGCAAAATTACCCCAAAATAGTTCAGGAAGTGGTCAATAG
- the LOC105276222 gene encoding acyl-CoA-binding protein, whose amino-acid sequence MSLDERFNNAAAAVKELASQPSDEDLLELYALYKQSIVGDCNTERPGMLDFKGKAKWDAWNGKKGMAQDTAKEQYIAKAEALIASIGKK is encoded by the exons ATGTCGCTGGACGAA AGATTCAACAATGCGGCTGCAGCGGTGAAAGAATTGGCTTCGCAGCCATCAGATGAAGATTTACTTGAATTGTACGCATTGTACAAGCAATCCATCGTCGGTGATTGCAACACAG agaGGCCGGGTATGTTGGATTTCAAAGGGAAAGCGAAGTGGGACGCTTGGAACGGTAAAAAGGGCATGGCACAAGATACGGCGAAAGAGCAATATATCGCTAAAGCGGAGGCGTTAATTGCCTCGATCGGGAAAAAGTAG
- the LOC105276223 gene encoding E3 ubiquitin-protein ligase UBR5 → MTSIHFVVHPLPGTDDQLNDRLREVADKINRYGFVTPPAFNGLKVSIRRVVVGPTHIALLTDDNRVCRVAFTVLSDRLDLSKNEPNRNTSKNHVGNSSSAPNGNGSSGSGGRTGMSRSRARIMRNSAAIRGGSSGGGSGSSGRIGPPGVIMGAGSGSSSRPIASVPAPFVPEDLISQAQVVLQGKSRNLIIRELQRTNLDVNLAVNNLLSREDEEGDDAEDAADSYVPEDLISLLDGGFSNEHSVIIDADSMFSEDMFGYTGIRHRGSSSRRLGNDREGERSSHERDRDRDSFSRWRDRQYYGPRRWLETALKDSWEKDSDNKKKELASQSPLWISEELEWWHDRSSDPVPRFVQIVSLYSELIAVSTTGQLYQWKWTESEPYKNAENPNVHHPKTIPLALATEKIVNISATAIRCSVSTEGGKVATWLDELLGHVASRLEHPAQAFTEFTLDKIASLHTCALYTVARLESGTLYWWGVLPFAQRKKLWEKYKAKSRKHRPSTVLSSDISYGTHVCMKNSPVYQPGAIGFTIANGVPKVGQLLSAAWNVDATCRFKILPAGAHVTNTNTDKRESNGNGSAGVVNKPNHKETADRLDMPPPPSPASSTCSDTGSITTSHKRQKRMAPRSEGEPERKDEEDWQLKDVVFVEDVKTVPIGKVIKVDGCYVAVKFFSKDSKEKEKEIKEKDFNTSDLKDLTAEEPVKLLADCRLLRKDELQVIKSSLNPRAPDCFQRTPRRVNVVEGSNDSLLTIATDGQGIHAILKNGNKLSYVVYNLSTGRYVQDCYIPSDISSFLGLQPQNINLTSAGENIECSMILRDGNNTIYPIAKDCADAIRDPNWLDLVPVNCIGAATIPIPSCSNSTNLKNQVAVIALAFDNLLLMPRILRCDYESVKQVFCNLEQDLKSNLTYSNANSQIQMILKERCDGNRNILHACVNMCSPTSNKETEQVIERELVSNTVDGTSAPIEEPIPTLSWPPEAFDNTSGEEDSLLSIGAASISMMNKSGVGAASNNTYIVDSVERRHNALLILKYMCESNILAPHLRELLTAKDAQGQTPLMLAVSVRAYHAAIILLDTIQKVGRDVKDTSAMILPADASPDLSPLFVTCCNDTCSFTWTGAEHINQDIFECRTCGLTGSLCCCTECARVCHRGHDCKLKKTSPTAYCDCWEKCKCRALIAGHQTTRYDLLCRLVNSTDLATKINSRGESILLFLVQTVGRQLVEQRQFRSAPRQRSTSASRKAPTSEGLCADSDMPDHDLEPPRFSRKALERLLNDWPAVQCMIMSGVSENGIEQLGDQGQLCRQSGTALLDKFTHSLLVKCSAEMLDTLLTTLIRELQDETVPGRQEEANNVARRFVRSVARIFVIFTIEMAPNTTKRRSTSQASQPLMKCRKVFQALIKLAVEELCETADSLIAPVRLGVARPTAPFTLTSSALEVINGSEELFSIEPLIPHSGSSQTLDATLQTQGNNNITISRGDVSAVDEAEGGEEVPMDIDGDISEHDESGVSGTVGGQPLGEVDSNVGGVGEEQVGDGESDTELDLLAEAETESDSDDNHSNQDAASAQRSVQTGATAGSDGGMGSILLFPEDESGDSSQQEDDESEAGETDEQDNEEFQIGDEQLERRSGSSGHLHRNNLAPVYMQWAIRNRESSTRTTGLRVTGGSNLVFIDPASLRRTTATSAVATAQEPITMGTTASCLARAFGIVIRQIADLLVMMQDYKNLAPTLPRVMEINFQDALSLQSYLEAHLKPTWDWLLTVMDATEAQLRFGVSLTHSADPTHPEHPLNNAPSLSSGNFSGLLNTAALSLTLQGNTGRNPRSGIATSSNISTPQASTRLTVGFAGVGEPPRSSREREGGDAHSARREFLSYCLSLMRAHNSEHRDSLPVLDVSALKHVAYVFDALVYYMRSLSEPFASRGEAQKESASYSGGWNDQDENDNDEGEEYNSPAPTAMETDSVDYPDLLQVPMCGSGTHSNSTPKGRKHPFLQRSDSTLCLGCPPLDPFDTVMSEALPLADQPHLLQPHSRREDLFGIPRQPTCSNAGGSSQNPLEGLPTRLGLSARGTDNQNGLATPTFSQVVQGPLCNPNLESRRSSVSVGELGSNSIKYMDKVKSSNHASEGHSSLVAEQIDRAPIIVSTQSDVAASTKGKDVCKNNRSVIVRAGTVSESNTNKTGAPEILVVPTVESQNVSEEVDPAASSQEISAHETVETSPVESARAVSSIGTNISHNILLGRWRLSLDLFGRVFMEDVGLEAGSVVSELGGFPVKEAKFRRDMEKLRNSQQKDITIKVERDRTQLLVQTMKELNTQYNIYNRRASNTPPLAVSRVKVFFKDEPGEGAGVTRSFYTAIAEALLANEKLPNLEAAQVGSKYTQYNVLQKLKSRDRDRDLRRQNTRSSGKCRETRRALSFDARSFHPSSAIEVNNSSAPGSSSSSTHPLPINHPSNDHLTVHQQQLGDRLYPKVHALRPALAEKITGMLLELSPAQLLMLLASDEALRQKVEEAFELIHSHTQDLASEALLDLDVFSLTERCAANKKKMENSILDDTEDNSPLFYSPGKRGFYTPRQGRGSYERLNAFRNVGRLVGLCLLQNELCPLFLNRHVIKYILGRPIRFHDLAFFDSVIYESLRQLVIDAETKDSNSLFSALDLTFSIDLCPEEGGGSIELIPNGRDVEVTASNVYDYVRKYAEVRMIKVQEKALHAMRDGVFDVLPDGALDGLTSEDLRLLLNGVGDINVSVLISYTSFNDESGESTERLVKFKRWLWSIVEKMSHVERQDLVYFWTGSPALPASEDGFQPMPTVTIRPADDVHLPTANTCISRLYVPLYSSRHVLRHKLLLAIKSKNFGFV, encoded by the exons ATGACATCGATTCACTTCGTTGTACATCCTTTGCCGGGGACAGATGACCAACTTAATGACAG GTTGAGAGAAGTAGCAgacaaaataaatagatatggATTTGTAACACCACCAGCTTTCAATGGTCTCAAGGTATCGATAAGACGTGTCGTTGTAGGACCAACACACATTGCTCTTCTCACAGACGACAATAGAGTTTGCAGAGTTGCATTTACAGTACTATCCGATAGATTGGATTTGAGTAAAAATGAACCTAATAGAAA CACGAGTAAAAATCATGTTGGAAATTCGAGTTCCGCACCGAATGGGAATGGAAGTAGCGGCAGTGGCGGTAGAACGGGAATGTCACGTTCGCGTGCACGAATCATGCGTAACAGCGCTGCGATTCGTGGCGGTAGCAGCGGTGGAGGAAGTGGTAGCAGCGGCCGCATAGGGCCACCAGGAGTGATCATGGGAGCCGGAAGCGGCAGTAGTTCGCGTCCTATCGCATCTGTACCGGCACCCTTTGTGCCAGAAGATCTGATATCTCAGGCTCAAGTGGTATTGCAAGGGAAAAGTCGTAATCTGATCATCAGAGAGCTACAG CGTACAAATTTAGACGTAAACTTAGCAGTAAACAATCTTTTGTCGCGGGAAGATGAGGAAGGCGACGACGCGGAAGACGCAGCAGATAGTTATGTTCCAGAAGATCTTATATCATTATTAGATGGTGGCTTTAGCAATGAGCATTCCGTTATAATCGATGCTGACTCTATGTTCTCTGAAGATATGTTTGGGTACACTGGAATAAGGCA ccGTGGAAGTTCTTCGCGCCGTTTAGGAAACGATCGAGAAGGCGAACGTTCATCTCACGAGCGGGATAGAGATCGTGACAGTTTCAGTAGGTGGCGAGATCGTCAATATTACGGACCGCGTCGTTGGCTGGAAACCGCTCTCAAAGATTCGTGGGAGAAGGATTCCG ATAACAAGAAGAAGGAGCTAGCCTCGCAGAGCCCGCTGTGGATATCTGAAGAGTTGGAATGGTGGCATGACCGTAGCAGCGATCCGGTACCTCGCTTTGTACAGATCGTATCGCTCTATAGTGAGCTGATTGCCGTTTCTACGACCGGACAGTTGTACCAATGGAAATGGACGGAATCAGAACCGTACAAGAATGCGGAG aatccGAACGTGCACCATCCAAAAACCATTCCTCTGGCATTGGCAACGGAGAAGATAGTTAACATATCTGCCACGGCAATTCGATGCTCCGTCAGTACGGAGGGTGGAAAAGTAGCGACTTGGCTTGACGAACTTTTGGGTCACGTTGCTTCTCGTCTCGAGCATCCGGCGCAAGCCTTCACCGAATTCACTCTGGATAAAATAGCATCGCTTCATACATGCGCGTTATATACTGTCGCAAGACTCGAAAGTGGAACCTTGTATTGGTG GGGAGTTTTGCCATTTGCACAGCGCAAGAAACTATGGGAAAAGTACAAAGCTAAATCACGCAAGCACAGGCCATCCACTGTGTTGTCGAGCGATATCAGTTATGGAACACATGTATGCATGAAAAATAGTCCAGTTTATCAGCCGGGTGCTATCG gATTTACAATTGCCAACGGTGTACCGAAAGTGGGGCAACTGCTTTCGGCCGCGTGGAATGTGGACGCCACTTGTAGATTCAAGATATTACCTGCTGGTGCACATGTAACTAATACTAATACCGACAAGCGGGAATCTAACGGAAATGGAAGTGCAGGAGTAGTAAATAAACCAAACCATAAAGAAACCGCCGATAGGCTTGATATGCCTCCACCGCCATCACCAGCTTCGAGCACTTGCAGCGATACTGGCAGCATTACAACGAGCCACA aaCGCCAGAAACGTATGGCGCCTCGAAGCGAAGGGGAACCCGAAAGGAAAGACGAGGAAGATTGGCAATTGAAAGATGTCGTTTTCGTTGAGGATGTCAAGACTGTGCCTATTG GAAAAGTTATAAAAGTCGACGGTTGCTACGTAGCAGTGAAATTCTTTTCAAAGGattcgaaagagaaagaaaaggaaattaaagaaaaagacttCAATACATCCGACTTGAAAGATCTTACGGCAGAAGAACCAGTGAAATTGTTAGCAGACTGTAGACTTTTACGTAAAGACGAGCTACAG GTAATTAAGTCATCATTAAATCCACGAGCTCCGGATTGCTTCCAAAGAACACCTAGAAGGGTCAACGTAGTGGAAGGTTCAAATGACAGTCTATTAACTATAGCCACTGACGGGCAAG GCATTCACGCTATattgaaaaatggaaataaattgaGTTACGTTGTATATAATTTGAGCACTGGAAGATATGTCCAAGACTGTTACATACCGTCTGATATTTCGTCATTTTTGGGACTACAACctcaaaatattaatcttacGAGCGCAGGAGAG AATATCGAGTGCTCTATGATATTGCGCGACGGTAACAATACAATTTATCCAATCGCAAAAGACTGCGCTGATGCCATACGCGACCCAAATTGGTTGGACCTAGTTCCAGTAAATTGTATCGGTGCAGCAACTATTCCTATTCCCAGCTGTTCTAATTCAACCAACTTAAAGAATCAAGTTGCAGTTATCGCACTAGCATTCGACAATCTTCTGCTAATGCCGCGTATATTGCGATGCGATTACGAGAGCGTGAAGCAAGTGTTTTGTAATTTGGAACAAGATTTAA AAAGTAATCTAACATATTCAAACGCAAATTCGCAAATCCAAATGATACTGAAAGAACGCTGTGATGGCAACCGAAACATTCTTCACGCTTGTGTCAATATGTGTTCACCGACTTCCAACAAAGAAACTGAACAAG TTATTGAACGCGAACTAGTATCTAATACAGTGGATGGTACTTCGGCACCTATCGAAGAGCCAATCCCGACCTTAAGTTGGCCTCCTGAGGCGTTTGACAACACATCGGGAGAAGAGGATAGTTTGTTAAGTATAGGCGCTGCCAGTATATCCATGATGAATAAGTCTG gtGTTGGAGCTGCGTCTAATAACACGTACATTGTAGATTCTGTTGAAAGACGACATAATGCTCTACTTATATTGAAGTACATGTgtgaaagtaatattttagCACCGCATCTGAGAGAACTGCTGACGGCAAA GGATGCTCAAGGCCAAACACCACTCATGCTCGCCGTGTCTGTACGCGCGTACCACGCAgccattattttattagatactATACAAAAAGTGGGCAGAGATGTGAAAGACACCTCAGCCATGATACTGCCAGCCGATGCCAGCCCAGATCTATCTCCGCTGTTTGTCACGTGTTGCAACGATACATGTAGTTTTACGTGGACCGGAGCCGAACATATTAATCAA GACATTTTCGAGTGCAGAACTTGTGGCTTAACGGGATCTTTATGCTGTTGCACCGAGTGCGCTCGCGTTTGTCACCGAGGCCACGACTGCAAGCTCAAGAAAACTTCTCCCACGGCGTATTGCGATTGTTGGGAGAAATGCAAGTGCCGTGCACTTATTGCCGGTCATCAAACTACGAGATACGATTTGCTGTGCCGCCTAGTAAATAGTACTGATCTTGCCACGAAAATTAACTCGCG AGGGGAAAGCATTTTGTTATTCTTGGTGCAAACGGTCGGGAGGCAACTAGTTGAACAACGTCAATTTCGATCAGCACCTAGGCAACGATCAACTTCGGCAAGTCGTAAAGCACCCACCTCAGAAG GTTTGTGTGCAGATTCAGACATGCCAGATCATGATTTGGAACCTCCTCGATTTAGTCGCAAAGCTCTTGAACGATTATTAAACGATTGGCCAGCTGTTCAATGCATGATTATGTCAGGTGTTTCCGAAAACGGTATCGAACAATTGGGCGATCAAGGACAGTTATGTCGACAGAGCGGTACCGCGTTACTAGACAAATTTACGCATTCCTTGCTTGTTAAGTGTAGTGCCGAA ATGCTCGATACATTGCTCACCACTTTGATAAGGGAACTGCAAGATGAGACTGTACCTGGACGACAGGAAGAAGCGAACAATGTCGCGCGTCGATTCGTAAGATCCGTGGCACGCATATTCGTTATTTTCACCATAGAAATGGCACCGAACACGACAAAAAGACGAAG TACAAGTCAAGCTTCGCAGCCCTTGATGAAATGTCGCAAAGTTTTTCAAGCGTTAATCAAACTAGCTGTAGAAGAATTATGCGAAACTGCAGATTCATTAATAGCACCAGTGAGATTAGGTGTGGCACGTCCAACCGCACCGTTTACGCTAACGAGCTCTGCCCTTGAGGTGATCAATGGTTCAGaggaattattttctataGAGCCTCTAATACCTCACAGCGGCAGTTCGCAGACGTTGGACGCAACATTACAAACGCagggaaataataatattacgattTCAAGAGGAGACGTTTCTGCCGTGGATGAGGCAGAGGGTGGAGAAG AAGTACCTATGGACATAGATGGTGATATTAGTGAACACGATGAATCGGGTGTTTCTGGAACTGTTGGTGGTCAACCGCTCGGCGAAGTTGATTCGAATGTCGGCGGTGTTGGCGAGGAACAGGTTGGAGATGGTGAATCCGACACCGAATTAGATCTCTTAGCGGAGGCAGAAACTGAATCTGACTCGGACGACAATCACAGCAATCAGGATGCAGCGTCCGCGCAACGTAGCGTGCAAACTGGAGCGACCGCTGGTTCCGATGGTGGAATGGGATCTATACTGTTATTCCCTGAGGACGAGTCTGGAGACTCGAGCCAACAGGAGGATGATGAGAGCGAAGCGGGAGAGACGGACGAGCAAGATAATGAGGAGTTCCAAATCGGTGACGAACAGTTAGAGCGCAGAAG TGGGTCATCCGGCCACTTGCATCGTAACAATCTCGCGCCTGTATACATGCAATGGGCCATACGCAATCGTGAATCCAGTACACGTACAACGGGACTACGAGTAACAGGTGGAAGCAATCTGGTTTTCATCGATCCCGCGTCCTTGAGACGAACCACTGCCACATCGGCCGTTGCAACCGCGCAAGAACCTATAACCATGGGGACCACTGCTAGTTGCCTGGCGCGAGCGTTTGGGATTGTTATTCGACAAATCGCCGATCTGTTGGTCATGATGCAAGACTACAAGAATCTCGCGCCCACTTTGCCACGAGTGATGGAAATCAATTTCCAAGACGCTCTAAGTTTACAG TCATATTTGGAAGCACACTTGAAGCCTACTTGGGATTGGTTACTTACGGTGATGGACGCCACGGAGGCGCAGTTAAGATTCGGAGTATCTCTGACGCATAGCGCAGATCCAACTCACCCCGAGCATCCTCTCAATAACGCTCCATCGTTGTCCAGCGGTAATTTTAGCGGTCTATTAAACACAGCTGCTCTTTCGCTGACTCTCCAAGGAAACACAGGTCGGAATCCTCGAAGTGGTATCGCTACGAGCTCGAATATCTCCACTCCTCAAGCTTCAACACGACTCACCGTTGGTTTTGCAGGCGTAGGCGAGCCTCCGAGAAGCAGTAGGGAACGCGAAG GTGGCGACGCACATTCGGCACGACGGGAATTTTTGTCATATTGTCTGTCTTTAATGCGCGCCCATAACAGCGAGCACAGGGATAGCTTACCAGTTCTGGACGTTTCCGCTTTGAAGCACGTGGCTTACGTATTTGATGCACTTGTATATTACATGCGTTCTCTTTCGGAACCATTCGCTTCGAGAGGCGAGGCTCAAAAGGAATCCGCCAGTTATTCTGGTGGATGGAACGATCAG GATGAGAATGACAATGATGAAGGTGAGGAGTACAATTCACCCGCGCCAACTGCCATGGAAACTGATTCCGTGGATTACCCGGATTTACTTCAAGTACCTATGTGCGGGTCTGGAACTCACAGCAATTCAACGCCGAAAGGCAGGAAACATCCTTTCCTGCAAAGATCAGATTCCACTTTGTGCCTTGGTTGCCCGCCTCTAGATCCATTTGACACCGTAATGAGTGAGGCGTTACCGTTAGCTGATCAGCCACATTTATTGCAGCCACACTCAAGGCGCGAAGATCTGTTTGGCATCCCGAGACAGCCAACTTGTTCCAATGCAGGTGGATCTAGCCAAAATCCATTGGAAGGTTTGCCAACGAGATTAGGACTTTCTGCACGAGGGACCGACAATCAAAACGGCTTGGCGACTCCGACATTTAGTCAAGTTGTACAAGGACCACTCTGTAATCCTAATTTAGAATCAAGGAGAAGTTCGGTCTCAGTTGGGGAACTCGGTTCGAATTCTATCAAATACATG GATAAAGTTAAGTCGTCCAATCACGCTAGTGAAGGACACTCGTCTCTTGTGGCAGAACAAATTGATAGAGCGCCGATTATAGTATCTACTCAGAGTGACGTAGCAGCGAGCACCAAAGGCAAAGAtgtatgcaaaaataataggAGCGTGATAGTTAGAGCCGGAACTGTATCG GAATCAAACACGAACAAGACTGGTGCACCCGAGATATTGGTCGTTCCAACTGTCGAGAGCCAAAATGTGTCTGAGGAAGTTGATCCAGCCGCCTCGAGCCAGGAAATATCAGCTCACGAAACTGTCGAAACGAGCCCCGTAGAATCCGCTAGAGCGGTATCGTCGATCGGAACAAATATCtcgcataatattttattaggaCGATGGAGATTATCGTTGGATTTATTCGGGAGAGTTTTTATGGAGGATGTTGGTTTAGAAGCTGGATCCGTGGTTTCCGAGTTGGGAGGATTTCCCGTAAAAGAAGCCAAATTTCGTAGGGATATGGAAAAGCTTAGGAATTCACAGCAAAAGGACATCACTATTAAG GTGGAACGTGACAGAACGCAGTTATTAGTGCAGACAATGAAAGAGTTAAACACGCAATACAACATTTACAATAGAAGAGCTTCAAACACTCCACCTTTGGCGGTGAGCCGAGTCAAAGTTTTTTTCAAGGATGAACCTGGCGAGGGCGCCGGTGTTACTCGAAGCTTTTATACCGCGATTGCCGAA GCTCTGCTCGCGAATGAGAAACTTCCGAACCTTGAAGCGGCGCAGGTGGGATCCAAGTACACGCAGTACAACGTTCTGCAGAAACTGAAAAGCAGAGATCGCGACCGTGATCTCAGGCGACAA AATACACGCTCTTCCGGAAAATGTCGGGAGACACGTCGAGCTTTGTCCTTCGATGCGCGATCCTTCCACCCGTCAAGCGCGATCGAAGTAAACAATAGCTCTGCGCCTGGTAGCTCGTCGTCCAGTACTCATCCCTTGCCGATTAATCACCCTAGCAACGATCACTTGACCGTGCATCAGCAACAACTCGGCGACAGATTGTATCCCAAG gTACATGCTCTACGACCGGCGTTGGCTGAAAAGATAACTGGTATGCTGCTGGAGTTGTCGCCCGCCCAATTGTTGATGCTACTGGCTTCAGACGAGGCTCTTCGACAGAAAGTAGAGGAAGCGTTCGAGCTGATTCATAGTCATACTCAAGATTTGGCTAGCGAAGCACTGCTCGATCTTGATGTGTTCAGCTTGACCGAACGATGCGCGGCgaataagaagaaaatggAGAACAGCATTTTAGATGACACGGAGGACAACTCTCCGCTCTTTTACTCTCCTGGAAAACGCGGTTTTTACACGCCAAGACAAGGCAGAGGCAGCTATGAACGACTGAATGCATTCAGGAATGTGGGCAG ACTTGTAGGACTGTGCCTCTTACAAAACGAGCTGTGTCCGCTATTTTTGAACCGccatgtaattaaatatattctagGAAGGCCTATACGTTTCCACGATCTTGCATTTTTCGATTCTGTCATTTATGAAAGCTTACGGCAATTGGTCATCGATGCCGAGACGAAAGACAGTAACAGTTTATTCTCCGCCTTGGATCTTACGTTTAG tATTGATCTCTGTCCCGAAGAAGGAGGCGGCTCCATCGAGCTTATACCTAACGGCCGTGATGTGGAAGTAACCGCGAGCAACGTGTACGATTACGTACGCAAATATGCAGAAGTTCGTATGATCAAGGTACAGGAGAAAGCTCTGCACGCTATGCGGGATGGAGTTTTCGACGTCCTCCCCGATGGTGCACTCGATGGTTTAACTTCCGAGGACTTGAGACTACTCTTGAACGGAGTCGGCGACATCAACGTGTCTGTCTTGATATCATACACATCATTCAATGATGAATCTGGTGAATCGACGGAAAGATTAGTTAAATTCAAACGTTGGCTTTGGTCGATCGTCGAGAAAATGTCACACGTGGAGAGGCAAGACTTG GTGTACTTCTGGACCGGATCTCCTGCATTACCAGCCAGTGAAGATGGTTTTCAACCGATGCCAACCGTGACGATTCGACCGGCGGACGATGTGCATCTACCAACTGCAAACACGTGTATTTCCCGATTATACGTTCCACTGTACAGCTCGCGTCACGTCTTGCGACACAAGCTACTTCTCGCTATCAAATCAAAGAACTTTGGATTTGTATGA